The following nucleotide sequence is from Trifolium pratense cultivar HEN17-A07 linkage group LG2, ARS_RC_1.1, whole genome shotgun sequence.
CGGTGACAATGTCAAGCATGTTCTTCATTACATAATATCCACAGTCATTACCGTTAGGTTGTCGCCTTGTCTACATATAAACGACATTTAGttaatacataaataaatatcaatcaTGTGTTATGaacgtaaataaatattaaaatttacaccACACTTACTTTGGGAAAAGTCCATGTAGCCTTCTTTCTATTACCAAAAGTTGCCAATTGATGAACTTTAAAAGCactagaaaaatttaaaatcaacaaAGTTTTAATAGGCAGTAAGTGGACGAACAGAGGCAAACCAAAGgcaaactaattaaaataataacttaCTATGTAAAAAATTCCTCGCTGCCTCAGGTATCTTACGGTGTAATGAACAAAGACAAACTATAACATTGTCCTTAGGACACATAATTATTAATTGCCAATGCCTGCTGTACACGTGAAAGAATGAGGTGAATCAAAACATTGTAATGAGGTGATGAAAGAATGAATATCAAGTGAAGTAAATCAAAACTAAAGGATTAAATAAGAGCTTACTCAAAAAGATGTGGTGCTATAGGGCTGGTTCTCTACTTTGAAAGAAAACAAGCAAAATGTATGACTAATGTATAGATcggatttgtataaaaaatagaccaataattattaattgattTGAACTGTCATGATAGGTCCATAAATtgttaaatattaataaataaacttGCTGCAGTTAATAAACCGGACATTCAATCTAACAGTTTAGATTTACAAAAAAATTGGCATTCAATttcatcttaatcttaataaACCTTTCGAAGGTTACATTAGGCAAAGCAGCGCTGTGGagagtaaaaaaataagaatgcaGAAAGGAAGGTGTAAGAGGTAAAATTAGGGTGTTAGGTAGAAGCCCCTAGAACCAAGCTTGGGAAGCCAGAAGCCACGCTACGATCAATAGAGATGTTTACTAGGCCATATCAAAGTCACCAAGGCTTTAAAATCAGAAGTCAACCTACAAACAACCCCTCTCATTTACCGAAATGTAGGGCATTCgtccatttatttttttctcttcccCTGCCACAATAATACCAGTCTGCATTAGTGAAATTGCAACATGGATGTAATCATGATGATGGAATATATGATGCATTGGCAACAAACTTACCGAGCTTACATAGTGATCCATCGTTAATTGCTTCCGCTTCTTCAGAGATGGACTCTCTGCCTGTCTTGGCAAGGGGCGCTTTGATGGAGTCGAACTCTGAAAGGTTTGTAGAACTTTAACTTAAAAACAGTTTATTTCAATATGATTCAAGAAATTCATTAGGTAAAAAAAGGGATTCAAAAGAACCTTAGTGGCAAGTTTCTTTTCTTTACGAGCTTGTCTCTCCCTTTCATCATATTCTTGATTTTCCTTCTCTACCAGCCGAATGAGGGTGTCACATCTCCTTGTTAGTTCCTGAGTTGTGCGTGACTTTACAAACCAATCAAAACGAAACAAGGGTGACATTCGAATGCCGCCTTCAATTCATCCCAATTCCCATATCCAAGTTTGTGAGTCATGCATATCTGAAAATTTTGTGccacaataaaataatattaagaatTTTCTGTTAAAAACCAGACAACATAATGAAGTGGGGATAAATGAATTCAATAAGAATagactaaaaatgaaaattaaataaaatccaCACCATGAATCGATCACATTCTTCATTGTATAATTTCCTTTGTTTTGTCCATATTGTATCTTCAACTCTAGCCAAGGATTCTTGTAGCGGTCCAACTTCTTCCCAATAGCTTTCATGATCTCATCTTTCCGAGCTATTCTTGACTCACCTATTtcaatgttttttataattctgTCATAATCTACATCAATCAAGCAAAATACATAAATCAGAAGACCCATATTTTTTAAGATATGtgaatttcaagttttggttGGTAAATCAACACAcataaaaaaggaaatatgtAGATGCATTGTAGCTGTCTCAATAAACACTACACAGTCCATCTCAACATATCAGAGTTGTTGGCCAATCAATCAAGCAAACTAAAGCTACTAGGATTGGGCAAGGATTTTGGATAATTTGCATAGTCTTCACATTTCATAACCACAATAGTACACCAAGAAGCGAGTAAACTGACTTTATCACACACAAAAACTTCCTTCAAAATACATATCTATACTCATCTGGATTCTACAAATTAGTTTTACTACTGCAAAATATTCACATTTTCATGTTCATGGCAACTTACCATTCAACTCCTTGTATCGCTCTCTGAAAACTTCTGCATATCTTTCTACTTCTTCTTCTGTCTTTCCTTCCATCTCAGAAGCAATACTTTTTATCCTTATGAATTTCTAGTTTTTTATTTCCACAAAGAACACATGGACATCGAAAATGTTCATTACTTTTAGGAGGAAGatttttttcatcattattttCGGGAGATGGAAGATTGATTTCAGCAAATCGAATAAATTCAATCACTCCCCGTTCAAACTCGGCACTTAATCTACTAGCTTTCATCCAACTACGATCCATACCTATGTtgtgaaattaagttaaaacaTGGTAACACCAACTAAAGTATTGGTTTCGTACCCGATGGGAAAACCAATCACTTAAATGAATCAATTGTAGatgaaaaaaaacataaatcaattgcaGTAGAAACAATTCTAAGAGCTAAAACCAAgtaacaaaccacaaaccaTGTAAAATCACGAAAGAAATCACAAAGAAATCAAGTAACAAACCAAGTAATAAACCACGAAAAAATCAGAACAAAGGGAGATTTTGCAACCAACAAACTGAGACAACAGAAAACACAAATTAGACCTTCTTCTATGCGTGAAAACAAATTCCTCACCACACACTTCCACCATAATCATACCCATCTCCCATCAAAACCACATAACCACGTAacaattaaaaaggaaaatcacGACAGAAatcaaaaaaaggaaaatatttaaaaaggattaaaaagaaagaagagtacctgaatcgatgtgagagagaaaaacaagCTTTGATTCATGAGAGTAGAGGccggagaaagaaagagaagcttcgatttggagttagggttCGTGAGAGGGGACGGCGCTCGTGGTGAGTTGAGAGAGAGGACGGCGCTGGTTTTTGCGAAGGTGAGGACGGCTCTGGGTTGCTGCTTTTTGGGATGCGAATTGAAGGTGAGGACGGCGCTGGGTTCTTCGTACGTGAAGGTGAGAGGTGGGTGTTGCTGGGtttatttcttttgataatTGGGAGAGAAGATACACTATATTACCTTGTtccaaaaatttttttttatttaacctgactttttacatctgtgaCTAAATATGGCCCGATACAtacatattttagataattttcaccataattacaaaattgccaccgcgtttagttatgCTTCTGGTACATTGATGTCAGATATAAAAAGtcttgtctatttattttttacatctgtggatattgaagCCAGATGAAAAGGCTACTCCATAtagccttttacatctgacatatgctcgtcagatgtaaacatgatgtgtaatatgtcatatttgtactagtgtgTAATGCATCCGATAAGTCTGGTTCTATAAAATTTGGCTCAAGGCGCAATTGCAAAAAATTATACACAGATTTTACACTGAATAAACCAGAATTTTCGGGAATTCAATGCCATCGATCTGCTGTATCCGAATGGAGCAGCAAACCGAACAGCAGCGGCTCTAATTCTGCTTTCTCTGCCACTTCACCTTGTGATAAAGATGTCAACCAATCTCTATTCCAATTAAAATGTGATATGTCTGTCTGAATTAAATCTGATCCCACACGGTCTTTGTGCAGCTCTTTCTCATATAAACTAGGAAATAAATTCCTTAACGGAGCGGATCCACACCATTTCTCTTTCcaaaaactaatgaaaatacCGTCACCCAGCACGCTATTAACATGTGTAGGAAACCAGTAGTCTTCAACCTTTCCCCCGACTCCTACCACATCTCTCCACCATAGAGAATCCTTGGATCCTGTGAGCATGTTTTCCCGACTTAGTAACTTACCAGACAGAGTCCCATACCTGAACTGAAGAAGATCAAACCAAAGTGCTTCTTTCTCATTAATGCTCCTCCACTTTCATTTACATAACAGAGACAAGTTGGACAATTCTAAATTTCTAACACCTAGTCCACCCTTCTCTTTTGGTAAACAAACATGTGTCCATTTAAACCCACCAAAGCTTTTTATCCTCCATACCTCCTCCCCAGAGAAAGTTCCTTTGTATCCGCAACAATTGATTAATAACGCAACGTGCAGCcttataaaaagagaaaaagtatAAAGGAAGACTCGACAACACTGAGTTAATCAACGTCACTCTACCACCAATCGAAAGATTTCTACCAATCCAACTTGAAAGCCTTTTCTTCATAGACTCAATTATCGGTTTTCATGTCGCTTGCCTTCTCGAATTTGCTCCCACCGGAATGCCCAATAATTTGAAAGGAATGGAGTCATAACTACAATTAAAGTAAGTGGCAGCTGCTGCAAGAAAGTTGTCTTCCACATTAAGACCATAAAGCTTgcttttgacaaaattaattttcaagCCCGACACTAACTCGAATCCTCTTAAAATAGACTTTATAGTCCGAACATTATGTTTCATTAGATTTCTCGAGTTCGGAATTATTTTTaagtctaatttttttattttacaatttcttattttaaaaCGATGGATTTTTACGGCAAAAGTTGAAATAACGTTATACTATCATTTATAATTGGAAAGAAGAaaattttggcttaaatgcagttttaccttCTTATTTTGACTAAATCAGAATTTTTTCCTCCTatttcactaaaacagtaattaagtggagttgattctgtggaaagttaactcgattacggtcattttggtatcagtttggtgaattattgatcaaaatataaaaacgaTCCCTCTAattatgtcttgttttgattttagtccccgcaaaaataaaagtttgattttagttcctgaaaataccaaaacttttaaaCAAGCCCTTGAGGTGGATTTATGGCGGACATGTCATGTAGTTGATGATTTTTTATGCCGCTAAATCATCAACTACATGACATGTCAACAAAAACATCCACCTCAAGGATATTTTGcaaggactaaaatcaaaattttttttttgctggggctaaaatcaaaacaatgtATAATTGCAGGGaccgttttcatatttaagcctaaaataaaGCGACAACGCtagcttttaaaattaatttatggtcttccttcaaaaaaaaaaaataatttatggtctAAAAAccacaaatttaatttatggtCCGTTTGACCTGACTTTTTTAGGTCTTATAAGCTATCtgaaaactaaaaaagaaaataatagctTTCTAGAAAAAAGCTAAAGTTTTTTTGGTGGTCGTTGTTTTTTTAGCTTCAAAGCTATTTTTAAGCTAAAAATTGTcttgtaaaatatatttttaaaaacttaaaaaaaaaatttgacaatgaagtgtataaataaaagaaagataagTATGTACAAAAAAAGCtctgaatatttttaaaaaggtaTGTTTCAAGCTAGCTTATTTTATTC
It contains:
- the LOC123909395 gene encoding ISWI chromatin-remodeling complex ATPase CHR17-like, with protein sequence MSPLFRFDWFVKSRTTQELTRRCDTLIRLVEKENQEYDERERQARKEKKLATKSSTPSKRPLPRQAESPSLKKRKQLTMDHYVSSGKRKK